From the Lolium rigidum isolate FL_2022 chromosome 2, APGP_CSIRO_Lrig_0.1, whole genome shotgun sequence genome, one window contains:
- the LOC124687591 gene encoding GEM-like protein 4: MTKSSCGHVIGVPVTSKAYAIEESTTRGAGPVKKDGDRLAVSLTHPSPYASFGYKHSSKGQVIHWVNKLGRRAQGFRDHVTLGPKLSETVRGKLSLGARILQAGGVERVFRQAFTAEKGERLTKALQCYLYTTSGPIAGMLFVSTRKIAFRSDRSLTVTSPSGDVARVPYKVVVPLRRIKRVKPSENAENPEHKYIHMATVDGFEFWFMGFVSYQRCCKYMQQVIASELL, translated from the exons ATGACGAAGTCGAGCTGCGGCCATGTGATCGGGGTGCCGGTGACCTCCAAGGCGTACGCCATAGAGGAGTCGACGACGAGGGGCGCCGGGCCGGTTAAGAAGGACGGCGATCGCCTTGCAGTCTCGTTGACGCACCCGAGCCCCTATGCTTCTTTCGGTTACAAGCACA GCAGCAAGGGTCAGGTGATCCACTGGGTGAACAAGCTGGGCAGACGCGCTCAGGGCTTCAGGGACCACG TGACCTTGGGGCCGAAGCTGTCGGAGACGGTGAGGGGGAAGCTGAGCCTGGGCGCGAGGATCCTTCAGGCGGGGGGCGTGGAGCGGGTGTTCCGGCAGGCCTTCACGGCCGAGAAGGGCGAGCGGCTGACCAAGGCCCTCCAGTGCTACCTCTATACCACCAGCGGGCCCATAGCCGGCATGCTCTTCGTCTCCACCCGGAAGATCGCCTTCCGCAGCGACCGCTCCCTCACCGTCACCTCCCCCTCCGGGGACGTCGCGCGGGTGCCGTACAAGGTGGTGGTGCCGCTCAGGAGGATCAAGCGGGTGAAGCCCAGCGAGAACGCCGAGAACCCGGAGCACAAGTACATACACATGGCCACCGTGGACGGCTTCGAGTTCTGGTTCATGGGCTTCGTCAGCTACCAGCGGTGCTGCAAGTACATGCAGCAGGTCATCGCGTCCGAGCTACTATGA